A genomic segment from Vicia villosa cultivar HV-30 ecotype Madison, WI unplaced genomic scaffold, Vvil1.0 ctg.000218F_1_1, whole genome shotgun sequence encodes:
- the LOC131625468 gene encoding uncharacterized protein LOC131625468 has product MKADDIMKLHIKEQPRKISYLDETNSKPPSELAKTKGAPKKVKPTQSDNSTRQSLSYFEHVDSHFPDSPTPKSQKSVFKDARIIKPSTSPPSPKISIMKKCCFFMHKYIERVKNVGGGDNCGFRAVSGLFKKGDDDYQFVCFHLIQKIRTHRESYIKLYLNKANYNAILNVLVPCFSGTAPFDKWMRLPKMRHLITSAYDRVCIALTRYGFSETFLSLRSKPPQNPSEHIICIGWLSKTQHFSYLFVIGMSYTIDITGEDDTFHTRC; this is encoded by the coding sequence ATGAAAGCTGATGATATAATGAAATTGCACATCAAAGAGCAACCAAGGAAGATTTCCTATCTAGATGAAACTAATTCGAAACCACCTTCAGAACTAGCTAAAACAAAGGGTGCCCCTAAAAAGGTTAAACCGACACAAAGTGATAACTCCACGAGACAATCTCTTtcatactttgaacatgttgactcACACTTTCCGGATTCTCCAACTCCAAAATCCCAAAAGAGTGTTTTCAAGGATGCTCGCATTATCAAACCATCTACCTCACCACCATCACCAAAAATATCCATAATGAAGAAATGCTgcttttttatgcacaaatacattgaGCGGGTTAAAAATGTTGGAGGAGGCGACAACTGTGGTTTTCGAGCTGTTTCAGGTTTGTTTAAGAAGGGAGATGATGACTACCAATTTGTATGTTTTCATCTTATACAAAAGATTAGGACACATAGAGAATCATACATAAAGCTATACTTGAACAAAGCAAATTACAATGCAATTCTCAATGTTCTAGTTCCTTGTTTTAGTGGTACGGCTCCGTTCGATAAATGGATGCGCTTGCCAAAAATGAGACACCTTATAACAAGTGCTTATGATAGGGTGTGTATTGCTTTAACACGATATGGTTTCTCAGAAACATTCCTTTCACTTAGGAGTAAGCCACCTCAAAACCCATCTGAACACATCATATGTATAGGTTGGTTATCAAAAACACAacatttttcatatttatttgtaATCGGGATGTCCTATACCATAGACATCACTGGAGAGGATGACACATTTCACACAAGATGTTGA